The window TCGCCGTTAAAGTGTTGCGTGATGTATTCCATGAGGGTCATTTGCATATCTTTTGCTCCTGAACGCCCACCCGTTGCCAGCCTGGCCACCGTGGGAGGTTGAGGTTTCTCAGACAGCGAATTTAAAGTATTGGCAACCAAATCTCAACATAAAGCACCAGTTTGGTGCAAAAGAACGCAAGAAAAAAGAATCCCGCACGTAAAGGCGGGAAGCATTCAGTATTATCACTGTGAATGATAAGAATAAGATTTGAGGCGCAACGAAAAAGAGCACGCTAACTCTTTTTTATTACCACTCCACGCTACCGGATCGCTTATTTTGCTGCAAGAAAAATCCGAGTGGAAATTCGGGATTTTCGAATAGTTTTGCACTGAGGCCATCTTGTGCCGGTGAGCCGCCGGCGGCCGAGATCCAAAGAACTCGGAGTTTTCCTCAAGCTTTATGTGGAGAACAGTGCCTATAGTGAATGCAATCACCCACGCAGGAAATACAACATGAGCAAGCGTCGTACAACTCTAACGGTTTTGGCGTTGATTGCATCTCTGGGATTGTCATCCGCTCCGGCATTGGCCGATAAGGGCGGCAACGGCCACGGCAACAATGGTAATCATGGCAACAATGGTAATCATGGCAACCATGGTGACCATGACAAAGGCAATAAAGCCAAAGGCGGCGAGCAGGATCTGGTTTCCGTCAGCATTTCACGCGATCGCGCCCGCTCGCTGGCGCACAACTACGGCCTGACCGGTTACCGTTCGCTGCCGCCGGGCATCGCCAAAAATCTGGCGCGCGGCAAGCCGCTGCCACCGGGCATCGCCAAGAAAATGGTGCCGTCGTCAATGTTGCGCGATTTGCCGCATTACCCGGGTTACGAATGGCGCATCGCCGGCGACGATCTGGTGCTGGTGGCGCTCAGTACCGCCATTGTGGCCTCGGTCATCAACGGCGTGTTTAACTGACGCCCAGGGTGAAAAGTAAGCCTCGCTTCGGCGGGGCTTTTTTATTTGCCTGAGAAGGGGCGAACGTGATGAACTCGGTGCTTTATCCATTAAGGGCGAAGGGGAGCGTTATGTTCAGGGCGTTACTGATAGCCTGTTGTCTGACCAGCTTACCGGCGTTGGCCGACAGCGCCGTCGCGATAGGCGACCTGGTGAACCAGCGGCTGTCGTTGATGAAAGACGTCGCCGGCTATAAGGCACAGCAGCATTTGCCGATTGAGGATGCAGCGCAGGAGGCCCGGGTACTGGCCGACAGCCAGGCGGAGGCGGGGCGCCTGGGGCTGGAGCCGGCGTCGGTGCGGCCGTTTATTGCGGCGCAGATGGATGCCGCCAAGGCGATTCAGTATCGCTATCGCGCGGATTGGCTGGCGTCACCGGAGAAAGGGTGGCGGCCGCGTGCCCTGGAGAGCGTGCGGCCGCAGATCGCCAGGCTGAGCAGCCGTATCCTGCAGCTGCTGGCTAAACGCCTGCAGGCCGGGCCGCTGACCGAAGCGGAGCGGGGCGCCTTTCAGCAAGCGCTGAACCAGACCAATCTTGGCGAGGCGGACAAACGACGCCTGTTTGACGCTTTGCTGGCGGTCAAAACTGACAAGGCCGGCTGAAGGCTAGTCGCGGTCGACGCTGCTGCGCCTGAAGGTCAGCACCCGGCTGCGATTGGCGATTAAATCCACGCTGTAGCCTCTGAAATAGAGGCAAAAGCGTTTCAACCAGGGGCCGTCGTTGCTTTCCACCAGCATGCGGCCGTTCCCCAGGGGGAGCAGCCTGCCGGTTTGCGCCGCCGGGCCGACGCCGATATGCACCCGATCGCCGCAAATTTCAAAGGCGGTGCGATACTGCGGGTGATACCACAGCCCCTGCGCGTGCTTCAGGCAGTCGCCGTTAGGCGTCACCGGCCGGAAGCTGCGCGCGACGTGGCCCACTTCACCTTCCACCGCTTCGCCGGTCCATTTCAAGCGGATCGGCATATGGGCGGACAACGACTCCGCATAGCCGTCGGCGGCCTGATACAAGGGTTCGCCGATCCCCAGGTAGGCCAGGTTGCCGTCTTTCACTTCCAACCAGTAGGGTTCCGCTACGGTGGCGTAAACGCCATCGGGGATGGCGTTGCTGCGCTGCGGCAGTGGCTCATCCAGCAGTGCCGCCATCACCCGTAACGCCATGTCGAAGCTGTCGCAGTCTTCGCGGTTGGCCACCAGCGCCACGCCGGCCTGCCGATCCTGGCTCAGCAAAAAATAGGTTTTGTAGCCGGCATGCGAACCGCCGTGCCCCAGCAGGGAGTGCCGCCCGAGCTGCGTGTGCGCCAGCCCTAAGCCGTAAGCGCTGAGCTGGCCCTGGTTGAGACGGCGCGGCGCGCTGAGCAGCGCCAGTACGCCGCGGCCCGGCCCCCGATCGGCCAGCAATGCCTGCAACCAGCGGGTGAGCGCGTTGGCGCTGCCGGTCAGGCTGCCGGAAGCCGACAGGTGCAGACCTGCGCTGGCCAGTTGCCAGCCTTGCGGAGCGCGCCAATAACCCGGCGCCAGATTGGGCACCACGTCGAACCAGCTCTCCGGCGCCCGCAGCTGCAGCTGCAGCGGTTGAGCGATGTGTTGTTGCACCAGCCGATCGAAATCATGGCCCTGGGCCTTCAGCGCCGCTTCGACCAGCCGGTAACCGGTGTTGGTGTAAGTGATCTCGCTGCCGGCCGGGTAGTTCAGCTTTTCCAGCCCTTCGATAAATTGCATCACCGGCTGAGCGTCGCTGACGGTATGCAGCGAAATCCCCAACAGGCCCAGCGTTTCGCGCACGTCGGGCAGCCCGCTGGTCATGTCCAGCGCCTGGCCGACGGTGACCTCGGCCAGCTCGGGCTGCAGGCCGGGCAGCAATTCGCCGAGGCGTTGATCCAGCCTGATGGCGCTGCCGGTGGCGCTCAGCGCCAGGGCGGCGAAGATATGCTTGGTGACAGAGGCGTAGCGCACCACGCTGTCGGCGGTGAAGGAGCTATTTTGCGCCAGATCGGCCAGGCCGGCGCAGGCTGTCGCCTGGGTTTGCCCGGCGTCGAACAGGGTTATCGCCCCGCCGGGTTCACCCTGGCCTTGCCATCCGGCCAGCAATTGTTCGGCAACGGCGCTTGCGGCGCGCCAGTTTAGCGGGGTTTCAGACATAGTGGCCTCCAGAGTGCGTGAACGAAATGGCCTTGCCGGCCTTATCTCCTGGCCGCCGTCGACAGGCGAAGGCGTTCGGGGTTTTCGGCAGATTGTGGCGCAGTGCGCAATTCGTGGGCCGCTGTTTTGTGCGCAGTTCGGACCAGATACGGGGTTTCACTCAAAATTTTGATGCAGAGCGCAAATTGTCGTTTCGATCGTGGATTGCGGGGGGAGCGAAGCAGGCGCCGGGAACGACGCCTGCACAGGCGTTAACGCAGCTGGGCTGCGCCCGCCAACAGGTTTTCGATCATTTGCTTCAGCAGGCGCTGCAGCGAGGCGGCACGCTCCGGCGCGAAGGCGAAGGGGTACCGTTCGGACATGTAGTTCACCTGCGCCAGCTCCAGCTGGATCGCATGCTGGCGTTCCTGTGGCTGGCCGTAGGCGCGGGTGATGTAACCGCCCTTGAAGCGGCCGTTCAGCACGTGGGTGTACTCTTGTTGCTGTTCACAGCAGCTGACCAGGCGGTCGCTCAGCGCCGGGGCGCAGCTTTCACCGCCGTTGGTGCCAAGGTTAAGGTCCGGCAGCTTGCCGTCGAACAGCCGCGGGATCACCGAAGCGATGGAGTGCGCGTCAAACAGCAACGCGTAGCCGTGCCTGGCCTTGATGCGCGCCAGCTCATCCTGCAGCTGCCGGTGATAGGGCTGCCAGATCTGTTGCAGATAGCCGGCGCGCTCTTCAGCGGAAGGCGCTTTGCCCGGCAGGAAGCTCGGACGGCCGTCGAACAGCACGTCGGGATACAGGCCGGTGGTGGCGGTGGTGTAGAGCGGTTTGTCGTCCGCCGGGCGGTTCAGATCGATGACAAAGCGCGAATAGTTGCCGACCAGCACGCTGGCCCCCATCGCCCGGGCAAAGTCATACAGCTGCGGAATGTGCCAGTCGGTATCCGGCAGCGGGCGCGCGTCGTCGGTCAGGCCGGCTTCTACCGCCGGCGTCAGCCGGGTGCCGGCATGCGGGATGCTGATCAGCAGCGGCAGGCTGCCGGCCTGGAAACTAAAGGGATCGCGAATGGTCATTTACGTACTTCTCCTCGGAAAATCACCGTACAGGGCAGTTGACCGCCCAGCCAATAAGCCAGCTCAGCCGGCCGCGACAGCGGCCAATGAACAAAATCCGCAACCTTGCCGGCCTCCAGCGTGCCGTGGCTGTGCTGTAGCCCCAACGCTTTGGCGGCATGGGTGGTAACGCCCGCCAGCGCTTCTTCCGGCGTCAGGCGGAACAGCGTGCAGGCCATGTTGATCATCAGGCGCAGCGACAGCGCCTGCGAGGTGCCCGGGTTGGCGTCGCTGGCGATGGCCATCGCCACGCCGTGCTTGCGGAAGAGGTCAACCGGCGGGCATTGGGTTTCGCGCAGCAGGTAGTAAGCGCCGGGCAGCAATACCGCCACGGTGCCGGCGTCGCCCATGGCGCGCGCGTCCTGTTCGGTGGCGTATTCAAGGTGATCGGCGGAAAGCGCGTGATGCCTGGCCGCCAGCGCGCTGCCGCCGAGGGCGGAGAGCTGTTCGGCGTGCAGCTTGACCGGCAACCCGGCGGCTTCGGCGGCGGCGAACACCCGCTCAACCTGCGCCGGAGAAAACGCCAGATGTTCGCAGAAGGCGTCAACCGCGTCCGCCAGCCCGGCGGCGGCGGCCTGCGGAATGATGGTGTCGCACACCAGATCGATATAGTCGTCGGCGCGGTTGGCGTATTCCGGCGGCAGCGCGTGGGCCGCCAGGCAGGTGGTTTTCACCTCGACCGGCAACAGCTCGCCGAGCTTGCGCGCCACCCGCAGCATTTTCAGTTCGCTTTCCGGGCTCAGGCCGTAGCCGGACTTGATCTCCACGCAGGTTACGCCTTCCGCCAGCAGCGGCCGCAGGCGGAACAGCGCCTGCTCCAGCAGCAGCGCTTCGTCGGCGTCGCGGGTGGCCTTGACGGTGGAGATGATGCCGCCGCCCTGAGCGGCGATGTCGGCGTAGCTTACGCCGTTCAGGCGCTGTTCGAACTCGCCGCTGCGGTTGCCGCCGAACACCAGATGGGTATGGCAGTCCACGAAGCCCGGGGTGATGATGCCGCCGTCGAATTTCACCGTTTCATCGGCGATCAGCGTGGGCGGCAACGCCGCATATTCGCCAACCCAGACAATCTTGCCGTCGCGCACGGCGATCGCGCCGTCGCTGAGGGTGTGATACTTGCCGTCGCGCATGGTGACGATATCGGCCCCGTGCCACAGGCTGTCGCAGTGAATCTCAGACGTCATTGCTTTCCTCCGCCGGAGCCGCAGCTCCCACATGGTTGTATATACAATTAAAAACAACCTAGCGCATTCATCGGGATGTCACAAGAGGGGGGAGGCAATTTGTTATCGGGATGTGATCGAAAGCGGTGCCAGCGGGCGCCGGGAGGCGCCCGTACAGGGCTTAGACGTCGGTGGTGAAGCGGCCGAACAGCTGATAGCGGCTGCCGGGGTAGAGTAAGCGCGCCGAGGTGACCACGGTTTTACCGGACCAGGTGCGGCGATGGATCAGCAGGCCGGGTTCGTGATCTTCCAGCTGCAGCAGTTCGCGTTCGCGCCGCGTCGGCACCACCGCCTCGACGATGTGTTCGCCGGCGGTCAGCGGGGCGGCCTGCGTCAGATAGGTATAGGGCGTGACGCGGTCGAAATCCTGTTGCATGTAGTCCGGTGCGATCAGCGGGTTGACGCAGCGGTCTTCCACCTGCACCGGCACATCGTTTTCGTAGTGCACGATCTGCGAATAAAACAGCTGTTGGCCGGGCTGGATGCCCAGCGCCGTGGCTTCTTCTTCGCTGGCGGCGCGCGCCTTCAGCTCGAGGATCTTGCTGCTGTGGCGATGCCCGCGCGCGGCGATTTCATCGGCGATGTTATGCACCTCCAGCAGCGCGGTGTGCGCCTTGGCTTCGGCGACGAAGGTGCCGACGCCCTGCATGCGGATCAGGAAGCCTTCGCTGGTCAGCTCGCGCAGTGCGCGGTTGATGGTCATGCGGCTGACGCCCAGCTCCGCCACCAGTTCGCTTTCCGAAGGTACGCGTTGGTGCGGCTGCCAGTGGCCCGCGCGGATTTGGTTTACGATCGCTTGCTTGACCCGTTGGTAGATCGGGGCGGGGGTATCGCTCATTGCAGCAGCCAGCTGTAACAGGGTCTGTTGATCAACCACGACGTTAACCTCGTCAAATAAAAAAATAATAACACCAGTTTACTGTTGATGTCGGCGTATGTATATGTATATACAACTAGGGGCCGCCGCGCCAGATTTATGCCGGCGGCCGCAAAAATTCCTGGATGCGCATCATCGTTGCGCGTTATTCGCCGTTACACCAACAGTGGAATACTGCCATGCCTGCTTATTTTGCCTCACGCGCTTTGCTCCCTGAGGGCTGGGCGCACAACGTCCGCCTTGATGTTGATGCGCGCGGTTACCTGACCGACGTCACCGCCGGCGCCGAACCCGAAGGGTGCGTCCGACTGCACGGCGATGCGGTGCCGGGCATGCCGAACCTGCACTCCCACGCTTTCCAGCGTGCGATGGCCGGGCTGGCGGAAGTGGCCGGCAACCCGCAGGACAGTTTCTGGACCTGGCGCGATCTGATGTATCGGCTGGTGCAGCGGCTGACGCCGGAGCAGGTAGAGGTGGTCGCCCGCCAACTGTATATCGAAATGCTCAAGGGAGGATATACCCAGGTCGCCGAGTTCCATTATCTGCACCACGGCGCCGACGGCAACCCTTACGCCGACCGCGGCGAAATGACCGGCCGCCTCAGCCAGGCGGCGCAGCAGGCCGGCATCGGCATGACCCTGCTGCCGGTGCTGTACAGCTACGCGGGCTTTGGCGCGCAGCCGGCTCAGGCGGGGCAGCGGCGCTTTATTCAGGACGCGGACAGCTATCTGCAGCAACAGCAGGTGATTGCGCGCCAGTTGGCGGATCAACCGCTGCAGAACCAGGGGCTGTGTTTCCACTCGCTGCGCGCGGTGGAGCTGAGCCAGATGCAACAAATTTTGCAGGCGTCGGACACCCGCCTGCCGGTGCACATTCACATCGCCGAACAGCAGAAAGAGGTGAACGACTGCCTGGCCTGGAGCGGCCAGCGGCCGGTGGCCTGGCTGTATGAGCACCTGCCGGTGGATCAGCGCTGGTGCCTGGTGCACGCCACCCATCTGGATCGCGAAGAGCTGGAAGCGCTGGCGCACAGCAAAGCGGTGGCCGGCCTGTGCCCGACCACCGAAGCCAACCTCGGCGACGGCATCTTCCCCGGCGACGCTTTCCTGCACCATCAAGGGCGTTGGGGAATAGGTTCAGACAGCCACGTTTCGCTCAACGTAGTGGAAGAGCTGCGCTGGTTCGAATACGGCCAGCGGCTGCGCGATCAGCGCCGCAACCGCCTGACCACGCCGGAACAGCCGGCGGTGGCGGACGTGCTGTACCACCAGGCGCTGCAGGGCGGCGCCCAGGCGTGCGGCGCGCCAATCGGCCGGCTGCAAAGCGGTTATCGCGCCGACTGGCTGGTGCTGGACGGCGACGACCCTTATCTGGCCGCCGCGCCGGACGCCTCGATCCTCAACCGTTGGCTGTTCGCCGGCGGTAAAGAACAGATCCGTGACGTGTTCGTCGGTGGGCGCCAGGTGATAGAGCAGGGGCGGCACGCGCTGCAGCAGCAGAGCAGCGCCGAGTTCCTGCAGGTGTTGAAAACCTTCCAGCAGGAGGCGTGATGAGCCTGACCCGTTTTGACTTCGCCGCGTTGCCGGTCAGCCCGTGGCGCAACGGCGGCGGCGAAACCCGCGAGATCGCCTGCTGGCCGCCGGGCGCGCAGGAGTTCGAGTGGCGCGCCAGCATCGCCACCATCGCCCAGGATGGGCCATTTTCCGCCTTTGCCGGCATCGATCGGTCGATTACCCTGCTGGAGGGCGACGGCGTGCGCCTGTTCAGCGCCGGGCATATCGATCACGCGTTGGCGCGGGTTGGCGAACCCTTCGCCTTTTCCGGCGATGTGGCGCTTAACGCCACCTTGCTGGGGGGCGAAAGCCAGGATTTCAATATTATGACCCGGCGCGGCCGCCGGGCCGCCGAGGTGCGGCGCGTGGCGCAGCAGGTTGTGCTGCCGGCCGGGCATGCCGGCGTGCTGTACGTGCTGAGCGGCGAGTGGTCTTTGCCGGGCGGCGTGACGCTGGGCGCGCGGCAGGGCGGCTGGTGGCCGGAAGATACCTTCAGCGGTGCCCTGAAGCCGTTGCGGCAAGATAGCGCTATTTTGTGGGCTGACATCACGGCCGCTAAAGCGGAGTAGAGTCAGAGGCCCGGTTATGGGATTATTCGTCTTTCCCATTGCTAAACGAGAGAAAGACGGATGGCCTCGCTGAAAGACGTCGCAAAACTTGCCGGGGTATCATTGATGACGGTTTCCCGCGCCATCAATGAGCCCGGCAAGCTGCGGTCGGAGACCTACCAACGCGTCAAACGGGCGATCGATCAGCTCGGCTACGTGCCCGATCTGTCGGCGCAGCGTATCCGCGGCGACAGCAATCGGGTGCAGACGCTGGGTGTACTGGCGCTGGATACCGCCACCACGCCGTTCTCGGTTGAAATGCTTCTGTCGATTGAAAAAACCGCGCGCGAACACGGCTGGAACAGCCTGGTGGTCAACCTGTTCGCCGACGACAGCGCCGAACAGACCGTCGATCTGCTGCTGGCGCATCGTCCAGACGGGGTGATCTTCACCACCATGGGGCTACGGCAGGTCAACCTGCCGGCCAGGTTGCTGGATAAAAAGCTGGTGCTGGCCAACTGCATCAGCCCGGAACATCAGATTGCCAGCTATATTCCCGACGATGAACAGGGGCAGTACCACGCAGCGCGCGCGCTGATCGCCAAAGGCTATCGCGCGCCGCTGTGCATTCACCTGCCCGAAAGCACGCTGGCCGCAGGGCTGCGCCGCCGCGGGCTGGAACGGGCCTGGCGCGAGTCGGGCGGCGAATTGCCCCAGCTGCGGCAGTATCATCTCGATCTGAGCGGCGGCGACGAAGGCTACCGCGACTGCGTGGCCCTGGTGGAACGGCATTTCTCCGCCGGCCGGCGCGATTGCGACGTGGTGGTGTGCGGCAATGACCGGGTGGCGTTTCTGGTGTATCAGCTGTTGTTGGCGCAGGGGTGGAAAATACCGCAGCAGGTGGCGGTATTGGGGTATGACAATATGGTCGGCATCGGCGAGTTGTTCCTGCCGCCGCTGACCACGGTGCAGTTGCCGCATTACGAACTGGGCCGCCAGGCGGCGCTGCACCTGATTGAACAACGGGAACACCGCGACCAGGTAAAGTTGCCTTGTCCGCTGCTGGAGCGTGGTTCACTGTAGCTGGCAGGGCGCATGGCGTCGCGCCCCGCCTAGCTTAGGCCCAGATGCTCTCCAGCCGCCATCCTTCCATATCGCCAAACTGCGCCTGGCCGCCTTCGGCAAACAGGCTGAGGTCACATCGGCCGTCGGCCGGGTAGATGCGGCTGGTCAGGCAGGCTTCGCCCTGATTGACGAACACTTCCAGCGATGAACGGTCGATGAATAACCGCAGCGGCAGCCGCTCCCCCGCCGGCAGCGCGACGCTGCGGCAGCCGCACAGCCCCGGCTCCTCGCTGAATCGCTCCAATACCAAGCGGTGCGCCTGATTGTCGACGTACAGCCGCGCTGCGCCGCCGATCGCCACGCCATAGCGTTCGGCGTCGCTGCCGGCCAGATCCAGGGTTATCTGCAGCTCCTGCAGCGCTTCGGCCAGCGGCCGCCGTTGATTGCGCAGCTTGAGCGGGATAAGCGTTCGGTGTTCGCGCCGCAGCGCCGTCAGTTCGCGCGCCGGATTCATCCGCACGCCGCCGTCTGCGCCCAGCGTCAGCTCGCGCGGCAGGGTGAGGGCGCCTGCCCAGCGATGCGCCTTGCTCGGCATCGGCGATTCCCACATGTCCATCCAGGCGAACAGCAGGCGACGGCCGTCGGCGGCGGTGAAGGTTTGCGGCGCATAGAAGTCGTGGCCGGCATCCAGTTCGCAGAAGGGCCGGGTCGGCGTGAAATCATGGCCCGGCCGCCAGTGGCCGACCAGGTAGCCGCTTTGAAAACGGTTGCGGTTGCGGTAACCCTGCGCCGCCAGGCCCTGCGGCGAGAACAGCAGCAGGTGTTTCTCGCCCAGTGGGAAGAAGTCCGGGCACTCCCACATATAGCCCTGATGCAGCGCCTGAGCGCCGCCCAACAGGCGATCGAAGCGCCAGTCGCGCAGATCGGCCGAGCGATACAGCCGCGCCTGCCCCAGGCCATTTTCCTTGGCGCCGACCACCATCCACCATTCGCCGTCTTCGCGCCAGACTTTCGGATCGCGGAAATGCTGAATGCCGTTCGGCGGCGTCAGCACCGGCCCGTGTTTGACGAAGTGCACGCCGTCTTCGCTGGTGGCCAGGCACTGCACTTCGCGCACCCGATCATCATCGCCGGCCTTGCCCAGCCAGACGTGGCCGGTGTAGATCAGCGTCAGCACGCCGTCGTCGTCCACCGCGCAGCCGGAGAAGCAGCCGTCTTTGTCGTAGTCTTCGCCGGGCGCGAGGGCGATCGGCTGGTGCTGCCAGTGCGCCAAATCGCGGCTGGTGGCGTGGCCCCAATGCATCGGCCCCCAGTTCTCGTCGTAAGGATGATGCTGGTAGAACGCGTGATAAACGCCGTCAATGCAGATCAGGCCGTTGGGATCGTTGATCCAGCCGGCGGACGGCGCCAGATGAAACTGCGGGTAGTAATCGTCCCGGCGCTCGGCGCGCAGGGCTTCGACCGCATGGTCGGCTTGAGCTAAGGCATTTTTCATTGAACAGACTCACTTGATTTTATTGCGGATTGAAAGTGCGGCGTCCTGGTGGCGTTCTCGCCGCGCAGCAGGAAGCAAGAGATCAGCGTGGTGGCGGCCACCGCGCAGCCCATCAGCAGATAGGTGTCGGCGAAGCCGATGCGGTCATAGCCGTAACCCGCCAGCGGCGACAGGAAGCTGGCCATCACCTGGGTGATGAACTGGAAACCCACCAGATACAGCGTGGAAGACAGGCGGCTGTCGAAGCGGGTAGCGATGTACTTGAAGATGGCGATCAGCAGGATCGGCAACTCTATCGCGTGCAGCAGCTTCATGGCCGAGATAGTCAGCGCGCCGCTGACCAGCCCGGAGCCGAACATGCGCAGCGCCATCACGCCGCCCGCCAGCAGCAGGCCTCGCTTGGCGCCGATGCGGTTGACCAGCAGCGGCGCCAGGAACATGCCGCCGGCCTCGAGGAACACCTGCAGCGAATTGAGGAAGCCGTACATTTCGTTGCCCTGAGCGCGGGAACTGAACTGTGAGGCGAAGTAGACCGAGAACTGCTGGTCGAACACGTTATAGACGCTGATACCGAGCACGAACACCACCAGCGCCCAGAATCCCGGCATGCGCAGCAGCGCCAGCGCGTCCTGCAGCTTCAGATTTTCCGGCTTGCCGAACGCCAGGCCGGCCATGGCGTTGGGTTTCAGTTCGCGCACCTGGCTGAGCAGCAACAGAAACACCGCCGCCGAAGCGGAAGCCAGCCAGAAGTTGATGTTGGGATTGATATTGAAGATAAAACCGGCCAGGAAGGTGGCGCAGGCCCAACCCAGCGAGCCCCACATGCGGGCGCGGCCGAATTCGAAGCCGCTGATGCGGCTGACGCGCTCGGTATAGGACTCCAGCGCGCCGATGCCGGCAAAGAAGGTGGCGCCGATAAACAGCCCGCCCGCCAGCGCGCCAAGCGGCAGGCTGTGCGCCAGCAGCGGGGCGTAGAGGTAAATGAAGAACGGGCCGGTCAGCAGCAGCATCACCCCGAGAAACTGCAGCAGGTGTTTGCGCAGCCCGAGTTTATCCTGAATAAACCCGTAAAGCGGCTGCGCGCACAGCGCCACCAGCGAGATGGCGGAGAAAATCAGCCCGGTCTCCGCGCCTTTCAGGCCGATCTTTTGGTTGAGCCACAGCGAGATCAGAGAAAAACTGGACGACCAGGTGAAAAAGAAGAAGAACAGCAGGCCGCTGAGCAGCACATAATATTTTTTGGTTTCGCGGTTCATAGTAAGGCCCTGATGGAGGAGAGTGGCTCATTGTTAACGTTAACCTTCAGCCTGATAAAGCACCCCGGTATGGCGATTGAGATGTTAATCACAAAAGTTAACGTTAACATTTTTGCTTTGTGATCGGCGTCACAGGATGCCGTGGGGCGGCGGGGCGCCCCGGGCGATTAACGCTCGTTCAGCGAACGCAAATGATCGTCGCGGCGCAGGGTCATCAGCGCGAACAGGCTGACCACCGAGGTGGCGACTACGTAGTAGGCCGGGATGTCGATGTTGCCGGTCTGCTTGATCAAACCGGTGATAATCAGGCCCGCCGAACCGGAAAATACCGCGTTGGACAACGAATAAGCCAGGCCCAGGCCGGTATAACGCACCCGGGTCGGGAACATTTCCGCCAGCATCGCCGGGCCGGGGCCGGCCAGCAGCCCGACGACGGCGCCGGCGGTCAGTACCGCGATGCCCTTGGTTACCAGTGAGCCCTGAGTGTCCTGCAGCAGGTGCAGCAGCGGGAAGGTGAACAGGATCACCGCAATCACCGCCGTCAGCATCACCGTCTTGCGCCCCAGCTTATCGCTGACGATGCCGGCCGGCAGAATGGTCAGGGCGAAGCCGACGTTGGCCAGCACCGTGGCCACCAGCGCCTGCTGGAAGGTGGCGTGCAGCGACGTTTGCAGATAAGAAGGCATCACCACCAGGAAGGTGTAACCGGCGGCGGACCAGCCCATCATGCGGCCGATGCCGAGCACGATGGTCTTCAGCACGCTGCCCAGCGTGACTTCCGCCGCAGGGGCGCCCGGCGCATCCTTTTGCTGAGCCTGCCGGAAGGTTGGCGTCTCCTGCAGCTTCAGCCGCAGCCACAGCGCCACGGCG is drawn from Serratia entomophila and contains these coding sequences:
- a CDS encoding anti-virulence regulator CigR family protein, with protein sequence MSKRRTTLTVLALIASLGLSSAPALADKGGNGHGNNGNHGNNGNHGNHGDHDKGNKAKGGEQDLVSVSISRDRARSLAHNYGLTGYRSLPPGIAKNLARGKPLPPGIAKKMVPSSMLRDLPHYPGYEWRIAGDDLVLVALSTAIVASVINGVFN
- a CDS encoding chorismate mutase codes for the protein MFRALLIACCLTSLPALADSAVAIGDLVNQRLSLMKDVAGYKAQQHLPIEDAAQEARVLADSQAEAGRLGLEPASVRPFIAAQMDAAKAIQYRYRADWLASPEKGWRPRALESVRPQIARLSSRILQLLAKRLQAGPLTEAERGAFQQALNQTNLGEADKRRLFDALLAVKTDKAG
- a CDS encoding serine hydrolase domain-containing protein; its protein translation is MSETPLNWRAASAVAEQLLAGWQGQGEPGGAITLFDAGQTQATACAGLADLAQNSSFTADSVVRYASVTKHIFAALALSATGSAIRLDQRLGELLPGLQPELAEVTVGQALDMTSGLPDVRETLGLLGISLHTVSDAQPVMQFIEGLEKLNYPAGSEITYTNTGYRLVEAALKAQGHDFDRLVQQHIAQPLQLQLRAPESWFDVVPNLAPGYWRAPQGWQLASAGLHLSASGSLTGSANALTRWLQALLADRGPGRGVLALLSAPRRLNQGQLSAYGLGLAHTQLGRHSLLGHGGSHAGYKTYFLLSQDRQAGVALVANREDCDSFDMALRVMAALLDEPLPQRSNAIPDGVYATVAEPYWLEVKDGNLAYLGIGEPLYQAADGYAESLSAHMPIRLKWTGEAVEGEVGHVARSFRPVTPNGDCLKHAQGLWYHPQYRTAFEICGDRVHIGVGPAAQTGRLLPLGNGRMLVESNDGPWLKRFCLYFRGYSVDLIANRSRVLTFRRSSVDRD
- the hutG gene encoding N-formylglutamate deformylase, which translates into the protein MTIRDPFSFQAGSLPLLISIPHAGTRLTPAVEAGLTDDARPLPDTDWHIPQLYDFARAMGASVLVGNYSRFVIDLNRPADDKPLYTTATTGLYPDVLFDGRPSFLPGKAPSAEERAGYLQQIWQPYHRQLQDELARIKARHGYALLFDAHSIASVIPRLFDGKLPDLNLGTNGGESCAPALSDRLVSCCEQQQEYTHVLNGRFKGGYITRAYGQPQERQHAIQLELAQVNYMSERYPFAFAPERAASLQRLLKQMIENLLAGAAQLR
- the hutI gene encoding imidazolonepropionase; its protein translation is MTSEIHCDSLWHGADIVTMRDGKYHTLSDGAIAVRDGKIVWVGEYAALPPTLIADETVKFDGGIITPGFVDCHTHLVFGGNRSGEFEQRLNGVSYADIAAQGGGIISTVKATRDADEALLLEQALFRLRPLLAEGVTCVEIKSGYGLSPESELKMLRVARKLGELLPVEVKTTCLAAHALPPEYANRADDYIDLVCDTIIPQAAAAGLADAVDAFCEHLAFSPAQVERVFAAAEAAGLPVKLHAEQLSALGGSALAARHHALSADHLEYATEQDARAMGDAGTVAVLLPGAYYLLRETQCPPVDLFRKHGVAMAIASDANPGTSQALSLRLMINMACTLFRLTPEEALAGVTTHAAKALGLQHSHGTLEAGKVADFVHWPLSRPAELAYWLGGQLPCTVIFRGEVRK
- the hutC gene encoding histidine utilization repressor; translation: MSDTPAPIYQRVKQAIVNQIRAGHWQPHQRVPSESELVAELGVSRMTINRALRELTSEGFLIRMQGVGTFVAEAKAHTALLEVHNIADEIAARGHRHSSKILELKARAASEEEATALGIQPGQQLFYSQIVHYENDVPVQVEDRCVNPLIAPDYMQQDFDRVTPYTYLTQAAPLTAGEHIVEAVVPTRRERELLQLEDHEPGLLIHRRTWSGKTVVTSARLLYPGSRYQLFGRFTTDV
- a CDS encoding formimidoylglutamate deiminase; this translates as MPAYFASRALLPEGWAHNVRLDVDARGYLTDVTAGAEPEGCVRLHGDAVPGMPNLHSHAFQRAMAGLAEVAGNPQDSFWTWRDLMYRLVQRLTPEQVEVVARQLYIEMLKGGYTQVAEFHYLHHGADGNPYADRGEMTGRLSQAAQQAGIGMTLLPVLYSYAGFGAQPAQAGQRRFIQDADSYLQQQQVIARQLADQPLQNQGLCFHSLRAVELSQMQQILQASDTRLPVHIHIAEQQKEVNDCLAWSGQRPVAWLYEHLPVDQRWCLVHATHLDREELEALAHSKAVAGLCPTTEANLGDGIFPGDAFLHHQGRWGIGSDSHVSLNVVEELRWFEYGQRLRDQRRNRLTTPEQPAVADVLYHQALQGGAQACGAPIGRLQSGYRADWLVLDGDDPYLAAAPDASILNRWLFAGGKEQIRDVFVGGRQVIEQGRHALQQQSSAEFLQVLKTFQQEA
- a CDS encoding HutD/Ves family protein; amino-acid sequence: MSLTRFDFAALPVSPWRNGGGETREIACWPPGAQEFEWRASIATIAQDGPFSAFAGIDRSITLLEGDGVRLFSAGHIDHALARVGEPFAFSGDVALNATLLGGESQDFNIMTRRGRRAAEVRRVAQQVVLPAGHAGVLYVLSGEWSLPGGVTLGARQGGWWPEDTFSGALKPLRQDSAILWADITAAKAE